Proteins from a single region of Xenopus laevis strain J_2021 chromosome 9_10S, Xenopus_laevis_v10.1, whole genome shotgun sequence:
- the LOC121398861 gene encoding uncharacterized protein LOC121398861 isoform X1: MALQNKTGLYYPSQTLDPEIDIEEVIFSQNIISRVLHGYIGIMVPLGILIGITILAIIIRKRICHQNMENMDFYLLSMAVTDLTIILYSLTAITRPSYMEITNLACGAISSLFNVSYFTSQNLLLLMFLTMIAPNSSTLRSLTAMVNHNRLATLSVTVLFSVLLSLLATSLLGTHKDLHTTTFCQLDPLNAKPEYDLVKFTAGFCFPTLLTLLFFLLLVYQLRQAEDSTVKENVQAQKVTLLHVVVMFASRLFYNVMLIRRTSLKLCVLSMSPIEELLFNTAELVLFSGSSLNLLFTLTLHGPCRLGIWKGLHFLKKLCCKSQTYDGVEMLSSAK, encoded by the coding sequence ATGGCACTGCAGAACAAAACAGGGCTATATTACCCAAGCCAAACCCTGGACCCTGAAATAGACATAGAAGAAGTGATTTTTTCCCAGAACATAATTTCACGGGTATTACATGGATACATAGGGATCATGGTCCCACTCGGGATATTGATTGGTATCACTATTCTTGCAATCATCATCAGGAAAAGAATTTGCCATCAGAATATGGAGAACATGGACTTTTATCTTTTGAGCATGGCCGTCACAGACCTTACAATAATTCTTTATTCTCTCACTGCTATAACAAGGCCGAGTTATATGGAGATAACAAACCTGGCCTGCGGGGCGATCTCATCTCTCTTCAATGTGAGCTACTTCACCTCTCAGAATCTCCTGCTTCTAATGTTCCTCACAATGATTGCTCCAAACAGTTCAACTTTGAGGTCACTAACGGCCATGGTAAACCATAATCGTCTAGCAACTCTGTCTGTCACGGTACTTTTCTCGGTTCTATTGTCCCTCCTGGCAACATCATTACTGGGCACACACAAGGACCTTCACACCACAACATTCTGCCAGCTGGACCCACTCAATGCCAAACCAGAGTATGACCTTGTAAAGTTCACGGCTGGATTCTGCTTCCCAACTCTTCTTACGCTtctattttttctgttactggtTTATCAGTTAAGACAAGCAGAAGATTCCACAGTAAAGGAAAATGTGCAGGCCCAAAAAGTGACCCTTCTTCATGTTGTCGTTATGTTTGCGAGCCGCTTATTCTACAATGTCATGCTGATTAGACGGACAAGTCTAAAGTTGTGTGTTCTCAGTATGTCTCCCATAGAGGAGCTGCTATTTAATACTGCGGAACTGGTGCTATTCAGTGGAAGTTCCCTAAATCTACTCTTCACCCTCACTTTACATGGTCCATGCAGATTAGGTATCTGGAAAGGTCTACATTTCCTTAAGAAGCTTTGTTGTAAATCCCAAACCTATGATGGGGTTGAAATGCTCAGTTCCGCAAAATGA
- the LOC121398861 gene encoding uncharacterized protein LOC121398861 isoform X2 has product MALQNKTGLYYPSQTLDPEIDIEEVIFSQNIISRVLHGYIGIMVPLGILIGITILAIIIRKRICHQNMENMDFYLLSMAVTDLTIILYSLTAITRPSYMEITNLACGAISSLFNVSYFTSQNLLLLMFLTMIAPNSSTLRSLTAMVNHNRLATLSVTVLFSVLLSLLATSLLGTHKDLHTTTFCQLDPLNAKPEYDLVKFTAGFCFPTLLTLLFFLLLVYQLRQAEDSTVKENVQAQKVTLLHVVVMFASRLFYNVMLIRRTSLKLCVLSMSPIEELLFNTAELVLFSGSSLNLLFTLTLHGPCRLGARIQYI; this is encoded by the exons ATGGCACTGCAGAACAAAACAGGGCTATATTACCCAAGCCAAACCCTGGACCCTGAAATAGACATAGAAGAAGTGATTTTTTCCCAGAACATAATTTCACGGGTATTACATGGATACATAGGGATCATGGTCCCACTCGGGATATTGATTGGTATCACTATTCTTGCAATCATCATCAGGAAAAGAATTTGCCATCAGAATATGGAGAACATGGACTTTTATCTTTTGAGCATGGCCGTCACAGACCTTACAATAATTCTTTATTCTCTCACTGCTATAACAAGGCCGAGTTATATGGAGATAACAAACCTGGCCTGCGGGGCGATCTCATCTCTCTTCAATGTGAGCTACTTCACCTCTCAGAATCTCCTGCTTCTAATGTTCCTCACAATGATTGCTCCAAACAGTTCAACTTTGAGGTCACTAACGGCCATGGTAAACCATAATCGTCTAGCAACTCTGTCTGTCACGGTACTTTTCTCGGTTCTATTGTCCCTCCTGGCAACATCATTACTGGGCACACACAAGGACCTTCACACCACAACATTCTGCCAGCTGGACCCACTCAATGCCAAACCAGAGTATGACCTTGTAAAGTTCACGGCTGGATTCTGCTTCCCAACTCTTCTTACGCTtctattttttctgttactggtTTATCAGTTAAGACAAGCAGAAGATTCCACAGTAAAGGAAAATGTGCAGGCCCAAAAAGTGACCCTTCTTCATGTTGTCGTTATGTTTGCGAGCCGCTTATTCTACAATGTCATGCTGATTAGACGGACAAGTCTAAAGTTGTGTGTTCTCAGTATGTCTCCCATAGAGGAGCTGCTATTTAATACTGCGGAACTGGTGCTATTCAGTGGAAGTTCCCTAAATCTACTCTTCACCCTCACTTTACATGGTCCATGCAGATTAG GAGCAAGAattcaatacatttaa
- the gper1.S gene encoding G-protein coupled estrogen receptor 1 produces MDSYNKGLESIMCNVTFLQMKAYNSCNESLAEDGISEVNRHYLIGLVLSCLYTILLFPIGFIGNIMILVVNISFREKMTIPDLYFINLAAADLILVADSLIEVFNLNEKYYDITILCTFMSLFLQINMYSSIFFLTWMSFDRYIALTKVMKSNLFRTKMHARLSCGLIWMASISATLLPFTAVQVQHTEDVHFCFADVKEIQWLEITLGFIIPFAIIGLCYSLIFRVLIRAHKHRCMRPRRQKALRMIVIVVLVFFICWLPENVFISISLLQSENEEQTHNHSFRHNHPLTGHIVNLAAFSNSCLNPLIYSFLGETFRDKLRLYIKGKKSMAAFNRFCQTSVKSVIPESSDHSEAKYITGV; encoded by the coding sequence ATGGATAGTTACAACAAAGGGCTGGAATCCATTATGTGCAACGTAACATTCCTGCAAATGAAAGCATACAACAGTTGCAACGAAAGTTTGGCTGAAGATGGGATCTCAGAGGTCAACAGACACTACCTTATAGGACTTGTCTTATCCTGCCTTTATACTATTTTACTGTTTCCTATTGGCTTCATAGGCAACATAATGATCTTAGTAGTGAATATCAGTTTCCGGGAGAAGATGACCATTCCCGACCTGTACTTTATCAATTTGGCTGCTGCCGATCTCATCTTGGTCGCAGACTCCCTCATTGAAGTATTTAATCTCAACGAGAAGTACTATGACATAACAATACTCTGCACCTTCATGTCTCTTTTCCTACAGATTAATATGTACAGCAGCATATTCTTCCTCACCTGGATGAGTTTTGACAGGTACATTGCACTGACGAAAGTGATGAAATCCAACCTCTTCCGGACAAAGATGCATGCTCGACTGAGCTGCGGCCTGATTTGGATGGCGTCTATATCGGCCACACTGCTGCCATTCACTGCTGTACAAGTGCAGCACACAGAGGACGTGCATTTCTGTTTTGCCGATGTGAAAGAAATCCAATGGCTAGAAATTACTTTGGGGTTTATCATTCCCTTTGCTATTATTGGCCTGTGCTATTCGTTAATTTTCCGAGTGCTGATAAGGGCGCACAAGCATAGATGCATGCGGCCTCGACGGCAAAAGGCTCTCAGGATGATTGTAATAGTCGTCCTTGTATTTTTCATTTGCTGGCTGccagaaaatgttttcattagcATCAGCTTACTTCAGAGCGAGAATGAGGAGCAGACACATAATCACTCCTTCAGGCACAACCACCCACTCACAGGTCACATTGTAAACCTTGCAGCGTTCTCCAACAGTTGCTTGAACCCTCTCATTTACAGCTTCTTAGGGGAGACTTTCAGAGACAAGCTTCGGCTTTACATCAAAGGCAAAAAGAGCATGGCGGCCTTCAACAGGTTCTGCCAGACCTCTGTGAAATCAGTCATTCCGGAAAGTTCTGATCACTCGGAGGCTAAATACATCACTGGCGTATAA